From the unidentified bacterial endosymbiont genome, one window contains:
- the pheM gene encoding pheST operon leader peptide PheM has product MNAAIFRFFFHFST; this is encoded by the coding sequence ATGAATGCTGCTATTTTCCGCTTCTTCTTTCACTTTAGCACCTGA
- the pheS gene encoding phenylalanine--tRNA ligase subunit alpha, producing the protein MSHLAELVASATAAINQASDVAALDNVRVEYLGKKGHLTLQMTTLRELPAEERPAAGAVINQAKEQVQQVLNARKAELESAVLNARLAAETIDVSLPGRRIENGGLHPVTRTIDRIESFFGELGFTVATGPEIEDDYHNFDALNIPGHHPARADHDTFWFDATRLLRTQTSGVQIRTMKDQHPPIRIIAPGRVYRNDYDQTHTPMFHQMEGLIVDKNISFTNLKGTLHDFLNNFFEEDLQVRFRPSYFPFTEPSAEVDVMGKNGKWLEVLGCGMVHPNVLRNVGIDPEVYSGFAFGMGMERLTMLRYGVTDLRAFFENDLRFLKQFK; encoded by the coding sequence ATGTCACATCTCGCAGAGCTGGTTGCCAGTGCAACAGCCGCCATTAACCAGGCCTCTGATGTTGCCGCGTTAGACAATGTCCGCGTCGAATATCTGGGTAAGAAAGGGCATTTGACCCTTCAAATGACTACCCTGCGTGAGCTGCCAGCGGAAGAACGCCCGGCAGCGGGTGCGGTGATTAACCAGGCTAAAGAGCAGGTACAGCAGGTGCTGAACGCGCGTAAAGCTGAGCTCGAGAGCGCGGTACTGAACGCCCGTCTGGCAGCCGAAACCATCGATGTTTCTTTGCCGGGACGTCGTATTGAAAACGGTGGTTTGCACCCGGTCACGCGGACTATTGATCGTATTGAAAGTTTCTTCGGTGAGCTCGGCTTTACCGTGGCGACTGGCCCGGAAATCGAGGATGATTACCATAACTTCGATGCCCTGAACATTCCAGGCCATCATCCTGCACGTGCTGACCACGACACTTTCTGGTTCGACGCCACGCGTCTGCTGCGTACTCAGACCTCCGGCGTTCAGATCCGTACCATGAAGGATCAGCACCCGCCAATCCGTATTATCGCCCCGGGCCGCGTGTATCGTAACGATTACGACCAGACGCACACCCCAATGTTCCACCAGATGGAAGGTCTGATTGTTGATAAAAACATCAGTTTTACCAATCTGAAAGGCACGCTGCACGATTTCCTGAACAACTTCTTTGAGGAAGATTTGCAGGTTCGTTTCCGTCCATCCTACTTCCCGTTCACCGAGCCTTCTGCAGAAGTTGACGTAATGGGTAAAAACGGCAAATGGCTGGAAGTGTTGGGCTGTGGCATGGTGCATCCAAATGTGCTGCGCAACGTGGGTATCGATCCGGAAGTGTACTCCGGCTTTGCCTTCGGCATGGGCATGGAACGTCTGACCATGCTGCGCTACGGTGTTACCGATTTGCGTGCATTCTTTGAAAACGATTTGCGTTTCCTCAAACAGTTTAAATAA
- the pheT gene encoding phenylalanine--tRNA ligase subunit beta: protein MKFSELWLREWVNTTLDSEALSNQITMAGLEVDGVDPVSGAFTGVVVGDVVECAQHPNADKLRVTKVNVGGDRLLDIVCGAPNCRQGLKVAVATVGAVLPGDFKIKAAKLRGEPSEGMLCSFSELGISDDHNGIIELPQDAPVGTDIREYLKLDDNTIEISVTPNRADCLGIIGVARDVAVLNQTGLNVPAIAPVAATIGDTLPIQVDAPEACPRYLGRVVKGINVNAPTPLWMKEKLRRCGIRSIDAVVDVTNYVLLELGQPMHAFDKDRIDGGIVVRMAKEGETLVLLDGSEAKLNADTLVIADHSKALAMGGIFGGEHSGVNDETQNVLLECAFFSPLSITGRARRHGLHTDASHRYERGVDPALQHKAMERATRLLIDICGGEAGPVIDVTHEDALPKRATIRLRRSKLDRLIGHHVADAQVSDILKRLGCEVTEGQDQWEAVAPSWRFDMEIEEDLVEEVARVYGYNNIPDEPVQAGLVMGTHREADLSLKRVKTMLNDKGYQEVITYSFVDPKLQQLIHPGEDALILPSPISSEMSAMRLSLWTGLLGAIVYNQNRQQNRVRIFESGLRFVPDTQANLGIRQDLMLAGAISGNRYEEHWDLAKGTVDFYDMKGDLEAILDLTGKLSEIEFRAEAIPALHPGQSAAIYLDGKRIGFIGVVHPELERKLDLNGRTVVFELEWNLVADRVIPQAQDVSRFPANRRDIAVVVAENVPAAEILAECKKVGVNQIVGVNLFDVYRGKGVAEGFKSLAISLILQDTGRTLEEEEIAATVAKCVEALKERFQASLRD, encoded by the coding sequence ATGAAATTCAGTGAACTGTGGTTACGCGAATGGGTGAACACCACGCTGGATAGCGAAGCGCTATCCAATCAGATAACGATGGCGGGTCTGGAAGTTGACGGTGTGGATCCCGTATCCGGTGCATTCACCGGCGTCGTCGTGGGTGACGTGGTGGAGTGCGCCCAGCACCCTAACGCCGACAAACTGCGTGTGACGAAAGTCAACGTAGGCGGCGACCGTCTGTTGGACATCGTTTGCGGCGCGCCAAACTGCCGTCAGGGCCTGAAAGTGGCCGTGGCGACCGTCGGTGCCGTGCTGCCGGGCGATTTCAAAATTAAGGCCGCTAAACTTCGCGGTGAGCCGTCTGAAGGCATGCTGTGTTCGTTCTCCGAGCTGGGTATTTCCGACGATCACAACGGCATCATCGAACTGCCGCAGGATGCGCCTGTCGGCACAGATATCCGTGAATACCTGAAGCTTGATGACAACACCATCGAAATCAGCGTCACGCCAAACCGTGCGGACTGCTTAGGCATTATCGGGGTGGCGCGTGATGTTGCCGTGCTGAACCAGACCGGGCTGAACGTACCGGCGATAGCGCCCGTTGCGGCCACCATCGGCGATACGTTGCCTATCCAGGTCGACGCGCCAGAAGCATGCCCGCGCTATCTTGGCCGCGTTGTGAAAGGCATCAACGTTAATGCGCCAACCCCGTTGTGGATGAAAGAAAAACTGCGTCGCTGCGGTATCCGTTCCATCGACGCGGTGGTTGATGTAACCAACTACGTTCTGCTTGAGCTGGGTCAGCCAATGCATGCCTTCGATAAAGATCGTATCGACGGTGGTATCGTGGTGCGTATGGCGAAAGAGGGTGAAACCCTGGTTCTGCTGGACGGTAGCGAAGCAAAACTGAACGCTGACACGCTGGTCATTGCGGACCATAGCAAAGCGCTGGCGATGGGCGGCATCTTCGGCGGCGAACACTCTGGCGTAAATGATGAAACGCAAAATGTTCTGCTGGAATGTGCGTTCTTCAGCCCGCTCTCTATCACCGGCCGCGCACGACGCCACGGTCTGCACACCGATGCGTCTCACCGCTATGAGCGTGGCGTCGATCCGGCTCTGCAGCATAAAGCCATGGAACGTGCGACTCGCCTGCTGATTGACATCTGCGGCGGTGAAGCCGGCCCGGTCATTGACGTGACTCACGAAGACGCTCTGCCGAAGCGCGCGACCATCCGGCTTCGCCGCAGCAAGCTGGATCGTCTGATTGGCCACCACGTTGCCGATGCGCAGGTTAGCGATATCCTAAAGCGTCTGGGATGCGAAGTAACCGAAGGTCAAGACCAGTGGGAGGCCGTTGCGCCATCCTGGCGTTTTGACATGGAAATCGAAGAAGATCTGGTGGAAGAAGTGGCACGTGTTTACGGCTACAATAACATCCCGGACGAGCCGGTACAGGCAGGTCTGGTGATGGGCACCCACCGTGAAGCTGATCTGTCACTTAAGCGTGTGAAGACCATGCTGAACGACAAAGGCTACCAGGAAGTGATCACCTACAGTTTTGTCGATCCTAAACTGCAGCAACTGATCCACCCAGGTGAAGACGCGCTGATCCTGCCAAGCCCTATCTCCAGCGAAATGTCTGCCATGCGGCTGTCTCTGTGGACCGGTCTGCTGGGCGCTATTGTCTATAACCAAAATCGCCAGCAAAACCGCGTGCGAATTTTCGAAAGTGGTTTGCGCTTTGTACCGGATACTCAGGCTAATTTGGGTATCCGACAGGATCTGATGCTGGCCGGCGCTATCAGCGGTAACCGCTACGAAGAGCATTGGGATCTGGCAAAAGGCACGGTTGATTTCTACGATATGAAGGGCGATCTTGAAGCGATTCTGGATCTGACCGGTAAATTATCTGAAATTGAATTCCGCGCTGAAGCGATCCCAGCCCTGCATCCGGGCCAGAGCGCAGCCATTTATCTGGACGGCAAACGCATTGGTTTCATTGGTGTTGTTCACCCTGAGCTCGAACGCAAGCTGGACCTCAACGGCCGTACCGTGGTGTTTGAGCTGGAGTGGAACCTGGTTGCAGACCGCGTTATTCCTCAGGCGCAGGACGTTTCACGCTTCCCGGCAAACCGCCGTGATATCGCGGTTGTGGTCGCTGAAAATGTGCCAGCAGCAGAAATTTTGGCCGAATGTAAGAAAGTTGGCGTAAATCAGATAGTTGGCGTAAACTTGTTTGACGTGTACCGCGGCAAGGGCGTAGCAGAAGGTTTCAAGAGCCTTGCTATTAGCCTTATCCTCCAGGATACCGGCCGTACACTCGAAGAAGAGGAGATTGCCGCTACCGTCGCCAAATGTGTAGAGGCATTAAAAGAGCGATTCCAGGCATCATTGAGGGATTGA
- the ihfA gene encoding integration host factor subunit alpha, translating to MALTKAEMSEYLFDKLGLSKRDAKELVELFFEEIRRALENGEQVKLSGFGNFDLRDKNQRPGRNPKTGEDIPITARRVVTFRPGQKLKSRVENATPKAE from the coding sequence ATGGCGCTTACAAAAGCTGAAATGTCTGAATATCTGTTTGATAAGCTTGGGCTTAGCAAACGGGATGCCAAAGAGCTGGTAGAGCTATTTTTCGAAGAGATCCGTCGTGCTCTGGAAAATGGTGAGCAGGTAAAACTCTCCGGTTTTGGCAATTTTGATTTGCGAGACAAAAACCAACGTCCGGGCCGTAACCCGAAGACGGGGGAAGATATTCCCATTACAGCCCGCCGCGTGGTGACCTTCAGACCCGGCCAGAAGTTGAAAAGCCGTGTCGAAAACGCAACGCCTAAAGCAGAGTAA
- the btuC gene encoding vitamin B12 ABC transporter permease BtuC codes for MLEYAHRQLQSDRRRLLMLLLLLLVAAGVSLCAGDRWLGPESWFGPQGQLFVWQIRLPRTLAVILVGAALALCGTVMQALFENPLAEPGLLGVSNGAGVGLIAAVMLGGGGLSSLGISLSAIVGALFITFILLRFARRHLSTSRLLLAGVALGIICSALMTWAVYFSTSFDLRQLMYWMMGGFGGIDWRHGWLMLLLLPVILWTGVQAYPLNMLALGETSARQLGLPIGLWRNALVIAIGWMVGVSVALAGAIGFIGLVIPHMLRLCGMTDHRSLLPASAVAGAATLLVADIIARLALAAAELPVGVVTATLGAPVFIWLLLKAGRQA; via the coding sequence ATGCTTGAATACGCCCATCGACAACTTCAGTCCGACCGACGCCGCCTGCTTATGCTGCTGCTGTTACTCCTTGTTGCCGCGGGGGTCAGCCTGTGTGCGGGTGACCGCTGGCTTGGCCCGGAAAGCTGGTTTGGCCCTCAAGGACAGCTTTTCGTCTGGCAAATTCGCCTGCCGCGTACGCTGGCGGTAATTCTGGTAGGGGCCGCGCTGGCATTATGCGGCACCGTTATGCAGGCGTTGTTTGAAAACCCGCTTGCGGAGCCGGGGCTGCTTGGTGTTTCAAACGGCGCTGGCGTGGGTCTTATTGCGGCGGTTATGCTCGGTGGAGGAGGGCTCTCCAGCCTGGGAATTAGCCTGAGCGCCATTGTCGGTGCGTTGTTTATCACGTTCATTTTATTGCGCTTTGCCAGACGGCATTTATCCACCAGCCGCCTGCTGCTTGCCGGAGTGGCGCTGGGGATCATCTGCAGTGCGCTAATGACCTGGGCGGTCTACTTTTCTACCTCATTTGATCTGCGCCAGTTGATGTACTGGATGATGGGCGGGTTTGGGGGTATCGACTGGCGGCACGGCTGGCTGATGCTGCTTCTGCTCCCGGTCATTCTGTGGACTGGCGTACAGGCTTATCCGCTAAACATGCTCGCGCTGGGCGAAACCTCTGCCCGCCAGTTGGGTTTGCCGATTGGCTTATGGCGCAATGCGCTGGTGATCGCCATCGGCTGGATGGTGGGGGTGAGCGTGGCGCTGGCAGGCGCAATTGGCTTTATCGGGCTGGTTATCCCGCATATGCTGCGCCTGTGTGGTATGACCGACCATCGCTCCCTGCTCCCTGCCTCGGCCGTCGCAGGGGCCGCCACGCTGTTGGTCGCGGATATTATCGCCCGGCTTGCCCTGGCGGCTGCTGAACTGCCTGTTGGCGTGGTAACCGCCACTCTGGGCGCGCCAGTGTTTATCTGGCTGCTGTTAAAGGCTGGTCGTCAAGCGTGA
- a CDS encoding pentapeptide repeat-containing protein, with translation MKALPVNNVTKPYSTNIEKIDDASELSSDANKLQSELSEFFSPFSSQQDSLAIAIGKASQTSEQALPIEFRYQDYDIRIDEGKESQCAITVSREGQLLLNDIHSSEGGSVQEYVTAAQAFSEIKALNPELDIHFKTTNGDWGERCLDLRFTDLGNANLSGLNLQNSMLTCTKLNATNLTDTDLTNANLESATLTNVDFSRAKLREANLKSANLVNVTLSESDLSNAALWGATLTNVKIINSNLTKANLKWAHMKNVTLTDVNMTSARLPFAQINNAHFNDINMCGADLTRTHVNKATITHVNLSDTHLDCTEVHDSQLYDSRLLKDQIAKNTLINVTLDDQPLTAAR, from the coding sequence ATGAAAGCACTTCCAGTCAATAACGTCACAAAGCCATATTCTACTAATATTGAAAAAATAGATGATGCCAGTGAGCTCAGTAGCGATGCAAATAAGCTCCAAAGCGAGCTTTCTGAATTTTTTTCTCCTTTTAGCTCTCAACAAGATTCTCTGGCAATCGCTATCGGGAAAGCCAGTCAGACGTCTGAACAAGCGCTGCCAATTGAATTCAGGTATCAGGATTACGATATCAGGATAGACGAAGGGAAAGAGTCTCAATGCGCCATCACTGTCAGCCGGGAGGGTCAGCTATTACTTAACGACATTCATTCCTCGGAAGGGGGTAGCGTTCAGGAATATGTTACTGCCGCTCAGGCGTTCAGTGAAATTAAAGCATTAAATCCTGAGCTTGATATTCACTTTAAGACCACCAATGGTGATTGGGGTGAGAGGTGCCTGGATTTGCGCTTTACCGACCTTGGAAATGCCAACCTTAGCGGACTGAATCTTCAGAATTCCATGCTGACATGTACAAAATTAAATGCTACCAATTTAACTGATACAGATTTGACCAATGCAAATCTGGAATCAGCCACATTAACGAATGTTGATTTCAGCCGCGCTAAACTCAGAGAGGCAAATCTGAAAAGCGCAAACCTCGTCAATGTGACGTTGTCTGAGTCTGATTTGAGCAATGCCGCTCTCTGGGGCGCAACATTAACCAATGTAAAGATAATTAATTCGAACCTGACCAAGGCTAACCTCAAGTGGGCGCATATGAAAAACGTCACATTAACGGACGTGAATATGACATCGGCCAGGCTGCCTTTTGCACAGATAAATAACGCACATTTTAATGACATTAATATGTGCGGTGCAGACCTTACACGTACACATGTTAACAAGGCTACTATAACGCATGTAAACCTCAGCGACACACACCTGGATTGTACAGAAGTACATGATTCGCAATTGTATGATAGCAGATTGCTGAAGGACCAGATCGCGAAAAATACACTCATCAATGTCACGCTTGACGACCAGCCTTTAACAGCAGCCAGATAA
- a CDS encoding glutathione peroxidase yields MQSDILNTEVTTIDGEKTTLEGYTGKVLLLVNVASKCGLTPQYEQLENIHKAWEKDGFTVLGFPCNQFLGQEPGSEEEIKTFCSTTYGITFPLFSKIDVNGEHRHPLYAKLIAAAPTAVAPEESGFFARMASKGRAPLYPDDILWNFEKFLIGRDGQVVQRFSPDMTPEDPIVMESIKLALAK; encoded by the coding sequence ATGCAGTCAGATATTCTGAACACCGAAGTGACCACCATTGATGGCGAGAAAACCACGCTGGAAGGCTATACAGGCAAAGTATTGCTGTTAGTCAATGTGGCGTCTAAATGTGGCCTGACGCCGCAGTACGAGCAACTGGAGAATATTCATAAAGCCTGGGAGAAAGACGGGTTTACAGTCCTCGGCTTCCCGTGCAACCAGTTCCTGGGCCAGGAGCCGGGCAGCGAAGAAGAGATCAAAACCTTCTGCAGCACGACCTATGGCATAACCTTCCCGCTCTTTAGCAAAATTGATGTCAACGGTGAACATCGCCACCCGCTGTATGCGAAACTGATTGCCGCCGCGCCGACAGCCGTCGCCCCAGAGGAGAGTGGTTTCTTCGCACGTATGGCGAGCAAGGGGCGGGCGCCGCTCTATCCGGACGACATTTTGTGGAATTTCGAAAAATTCCTGATTGGCCGTGATGGTCAGGTTGTGCAACGTTTTTCTCCGGATATGACCCCTGAAGACCCAATCGTTATGGAGTCTATTAAGCTGGCGCTGGCGAAATAA
- the btuD gene encoding vitamin B12 ABC transporter ATP-binding protein BtuD yields MTVLMQLADVAVKGRLTPVTAAVNGGEIVHLVGPNGAGKSTLLARMAGLTAGPGEIRLLEHAMDDWSASSLAHRRSYLVQQQVPPFAMPVWHYLLLHLHDKQRTALLTDVATALGLGNKLSRPASQLSGGEWQRVRLAAVILQIHPAGNSQGRMLILDEPMSGLDVAQQAALDALLSELTRQGIAVVMSSHDLNHTLRHAHKVWLLAGGKMIASGARDRVLTPPNLARAYNMSFRQLDIEGHKMLISTAQT; encoded by the coding sequence ATGACAGTGTTGATGCAGCTCGCGGACGTCGCCGTGAAGGGACGCCTTACGCCCGTAACGGCCGCCGTCAATGGCGGCGAAATAGTGCATCTGGTTGGGCCGAACGGGGCAGGTAAGAGTACGCTATTGGCGCGTATGGCAGGGCTGACCGCAGGGCCGGGCGAGATCAGGTTGCTGGAGCACGCCATGGACGACTGGTCGGCCTCATCGCTGGCGCATCGGCGCAGCTATCTGGTTCAGCAGCAGGTTCCACCGTTTGCCATGCCCGTCTGGCACTATCTGCTGCTACATCTGCATGATAAACAGCGTACGGCGCTGCTCACTGACGTGGCGACGGCTTTAGGGCTGGGCAATAAACTCTCCCGTCCCGCCAGCCAGCTCTCTGGCGGGGAGTGGCAGCGCGTGCGTCTGGCGGCAGTGATCCTGCAGATCCATCCGGCAGGCAACTCCCAGGGACGTATGCTCATACTCGATGAACCGATGAGCGGTCTGGATGTGGCCCAGCAGGCCGCGCTGGATGCCTTGTTAAGTGAACTTACCCGACAGGGTATCGCCGTGGTCATGAGCAGCCATGACCTCAACCACACGCTACGCCACGCCCATAAAGTATGGCTCCTGGCTGGCGGAAAAATGATTGCCAGCGGCGCGCGTGACAGGGTTTTGACGCCGCCAAACCTGGCCCGCGCGTATAATATGTCGTTTCGCCAGCTCGATATCGAGGGGCATAAAATGCTGATTTCCACCGCTCAGACCTAA
- a CDS encoding NlpC/P60 family protein gives MRFCFLLVAALFLAGCSSHRAPPPDARLSDSITVIASLNDQLSTWRGTPYHYGGMSRRGVDCSGFVLMTFRDKFDLQLPRETRKQAEIGTEIDKDELLPGDLVFFKTGSGESGLHVGIYDTDNQFIHASTSRGVMRSSLDNVYWRKNFWQARRI, from the coding sequence ATGCGATTCTGTTTTCTCCTGGTGGCCGCGTTATTTCTTGCAGGATGCAGCAGCCACCGTGCCCCGCCGCCTGATGCGCGGCTTTCAGATTCAATCACGGTCATTGCCAGCCTGAACGATCAGCTGAGCACCTGGCGTGGCACGCCTTACCACTACGGTGGGATGAGCCGCCGTGGTGTGGATTGTTCCGGCTTTGTCCTGATGACCTTCCGCGATAAGTTTGATTTACAGCTCCCGCGTGAAACACGCAAACAGGCTGAGATAGGGACTGAAATCGATAAAGATGAATTATTGCCCGGCGATCTGGTCTTTTTCAAAACCGGATCCGGGGAGAGTGGTCTACACGTGGGCATTTATGACACCGATAACCAGTTTATTCACGCCTCGACCAGCCGTGGCGTGATGCGCTCTTCGCTGGATAATGTGTACTGGCGTAAAAATTTCTGGCAGGCGCGCCGCATTTAG
- a CDS encoding EAL domain-containing protein, translated as MIITLDNAYQSEFLLQPARNSAGELKGLELSVNFTGVGSDVRIPTDLVIPRLTPAEELLLFHEKLQLLDTCKLFFIQHQLIAWINITPVITEYLLTKGNAVSLLERYPFVELTVNESYPGLNNGKDDLHLARMAIHFPLVLANAGAGGASLKAVYDGLFKRVILDKGFIQQRACELSFEPFLRAILWQISPHCQSVIVSGIDDHGLLQRVIPFNVGAMQGALWPAVPAEHVTTLVQG; from the coding sequence ATGATTATTACGCTAGATAATGCCTACCAGTCTGAATTTTTGCTCCAGCCTGCGCGAAATAGCGCCGGTGAGCTAAAAGGTTTAGAGCTGTCGGTTAACTTTACTGGCGTTGGGTCCGACGTGAGGATCCCGACCGATCTGGTTATCCCGCGCCTGACACCTGCAGAAGAACTTTTACTCTTTCATGAGAAATTGCAATTGCTCGACACCTGCAAATTGTTCTTTATTCAGCACCAGCTCATTGCGTGGATCAATATCACCCCCGTTATTACTGAGTATTTATTAACGAAAGGGAACGCTGTTTCATTACTGGAGCGTTATCCCTTCGTGGAGTTAACCGTTAATGAGAGTTATCCTGGTTTAAATAATGGAAAAGACGATCTGCATTTGGCGAGAATGGCAATCCATTTTCCATTAGTATTAGCCAATGCTGGGGCGGGCGGAGCTTCGCTCAAAGCCGTTTATGATGGTTTGTTTAAACGCGTAATACTGGACAAAGGTTTTATCCAGCAGCGTGCCTGCGAACTCTCTTTTGAGCCATTTTTGCGCGCCATTCTTTGGCAAATTTCCCCGCATTGCCAGTCAGTCATTGTCTCCGGGATAGACGACCACGGCCTGTTACAGCGCGTGATACCCTTTAACGTTGGCGCCATGCAGGGGGCGCTGTGGCCAGCCGTCCCTGCAGAACACGTCACCACTCTGGTTCAGGGATAA
- the selO gene encoding protein adenylyltransferase SelO, which yields MTLSFTAHWHDELPGFYSALKPTPLQNTRLIWHNASLADELAIPPDLFHPSEGAGVWGGETLLEGMKPLAQVYSGHQFGVWAGQLGDGRGILLGEQQLSNGETVDWHLKGAGLTPYSRMGDGRAVLRSTLRECLASEAMHALGIPTTRALSIVTSDTPVARETIEKGAMLMRIAQSHLRFGHFEHFYYRRQPENVRLLADYAIRRHWPHLQHEADKYRLWFGDIVARTAATIARWQTVGFAHGVMNTDNMSILGLTFDYGPYGFLDDYQPGYICNHSDYQGRYRFDNQPAVGLWNLQRLAQSLSPFIDVDGLNDALDDYQTVLLREYGALMRNKLGLFTQEKGDNELLNALFALMAHEGSDYTRTLRILSQTEQQSSASPLRDAFIDRQGFDDWFAVYRTRLQHEQVDDVTRQAHMKAANPAMVLRNWLAQRAIEQAEQGEYAELHRLYAALRTPFADREDDYVSRPPDWGKRLEVSCSS from the coding sequence ATGACCCTGTCTTTTACTGCACATTGGCATGACGAGTTGCCCGGCTTTTATTCCGCCCTTAAGCCCACACCGTTGCAAAATACCCGTCTTATCTGGCACAACGCATCGCTGGCAGATGAACTGGCGATCCCTCCTGACCTGTTCCACCCCTCTGAGGGGGCGGGCGTCTGGGGCGGCGAAACGCTTCTTGAAGGCATGAAGCCCCTGGCTCAGGTCTACAGTGGACACCAGTTTGGCGTCTGGGCGGGACAGTTGGGTGACGGGAGAGGGATCCTGCTTGGCGAACAACAGCTATCCAACGGCGAAACGGTAGACTGGCATCTGAAAGGGGCGGGCCTGACGCCCTATTCACGCATGGGCGATGGTCGTGCGGTACTGCGTTCAACCCTGCGTGAATGCCTGGCCTCGGAAGCCATGCATGCGCTGGGTATCCCCACCACGCGGGCGCTGTCTATTGTCACCAGCGACACCCCGGTGGCCCGGGAAACCATCGAGAAGGGGGCGATGCTGATGCGTATTGCGCAAAGCCACCTTCGTTTTGGCCATTTTGAGCACTTTTACTATCGTCGGCAGCCGGAAAACGTTCGCCTGCTTGCCGATTACGCCATACGCCGTCACTGGCCGCACCTGCAGCATGAGGCGGATAAATATCGCCTCTGGTTCGGCGATATTGTCGCCCGTACCGCGGCGACGATCGCCCGCTGGCAGACCGTAGGTTTTGCGCATGGGGTGATGAATACGGACAACATGTCTATTCTGGGGCTGACTTTCGATTATGGCCCGTACGGCTTCCTGGATGATTACCAGCCGGGTTATATCTGCAACCATTCGGATTACCAGGGACGCTACCGTTTTGACAACCAACCCGCCGTCGGGTTGTGGAACCTGCAGCGTCTGGCGCAAAGCCTGTCGCCATTCATTGACGTTGACGGCCTGAATGATGCGCTGGACGATTACCAGACGGTCTTGCTGCGAGAGTATGGTGCGCTGATGCGTAACAAGCTTGGACTCTTCACCCAGGAGAAAGGCGATAATGAACTTCTCAACGCCTTGTTCGCGCTGATGGCGCATGAAGGAAGCGATTATACGCGCACCCTCAGGATACTCAGCCAGACGGAGCAGCAGAGTAGTGCGTCACCGCTGCGGGATGCGTTTATTGACAGACAGGGCTTTGATGACTGGTTCGCGGTTTATCGTACGCGGTTGCAGCATGAACAGGTTGATGATGTCACCCGTCAGGCCCACATGAAAGCGGCAAACCCGGCAATGGTGCTGCGTAACTGGCTGGCCCAGCGAGCGATTGAACAGGCAGAGCAGGGGGAATACGCCGAGTTACACCGTCTGTACGCGGCGTTGCGCACCCCCTTTGCCGACCGGGAGGATGATTACGTCAGCCGCCCACCGGACTGGGGCAAACGGCTGGAAGTGAGCTGCTCCAGCTAA
- a CDS encoding heme ABC transporter ATP-binding protein yields the protein MAERYCAENIVFQAGQRTLINDVSLSLSQGELVALIGPNGAGKSTLLRLLTGYLKPASGCCILAGKPLDAWDPQRLSRRRAVMRQSAQLGFDWPVEAVIGMGRAPWTRTPETAVVKEVMHLTGCLALAGRQFAALSGGEQQRVQLARALAQLWSEGAPRGWLFLDEPTSALDLYHQQHVLRLLKSLTAQGQLHVCVVLHDLNLAALWAERIMLLHNGKIVSRGTPEAVLQADTLAHWYGAQVHVGRHPAHAAPQVFLAP from the coding sequence ATGGCTGAACGCTACTGTGCGGAAAATATCGTTTTTCAGGCAGGACAACGCACGCTTATCAACGATGTTTCCCTGTCATTATCGCAGGGAGAACTGGTGGCCTTGATTGGCCCCAACGGTGCCGGGAAATCGACATTATTACGGCTACTGACGGGCTATCTCAAACCGGCAAGCGGGTGCTGCATTCTGGCGGGTAAACCTCTCGACGCATGGGATCCGCAGAGGCTCTCGCGTCGCCGGGCTGTCATGCGCCAGAGCGCGCAGCTCGGTTTTGACTGGCCGGTGGAGGCGGTTATCGGGATGGGGCGAGCCCCCTGGACGCGCACCCCGGAAACGGCGGTGGTTAAGGAGGTGATGCATCTCACCGGCTGTTTAGCGCTTGCAGGACGACAGTTTGCGGCGCTGTCGGGCGGGGAACAACAGCGGGTTCAGCTTGCCCGCGCGCTGGCGCAGCTGTGGTCTGAAGGCGCGCCGCGCGGCTGGCTGTTTCTTGATGAACCAACCTCGGCGCTGGATCTCTACCACCAGCAGCATGTGCTGCGCCTGCTGAAATCGTTGACCGCTCAAGGACAGCTTCATGTCTGCGTGGTGCTGCACGATCTCAACCTGGCGGCGCTGTGGGCGGAGCGGATAATGTTATTGCATAACGGCAAGATAGTCTCCCGGGGTACGCCGGAAGCCGTTTTGCAGGCCGATACGCTGGCGCACTGGTATGGCGCGCAAGTTCATGTCGGCAGGCATCCGGCTCACGCCGCACCTCAGGTGTTTCTTGCGCCTTAG